From one Mya arenaria isolate MELC-2E11 chromosome 4, ASM2691426v1 genomic stretch:
- the LOC128230277 gene encoding orexin receptor type 2-like isoform X3, translated as MGDGLGHIININITGNYVMSYVGNRNCNHNDLCMVESEYFDYMYTTGIFPDTSQWILIAAYIVVFLIGLLGNVLVCCVIWQNHSMRTVTNIFIVNLSIADIAVIVMCLPLTLLVDITETWFLGTVICKINQFTMTTTIAVSVLTLTAISVERWYAICHPLSFHSTVRRARAIIVVIWLLSSCIALPETIAAEEVRQWDDSVLFAACYPVRLEPTGLMIWQFCLIIGLYVLPICLMGFTYTHIAYVLYTGGVPGESRTQRPMLASSGKENEDQLDARKKAAKMLFAIVVLFALCFLPNHLLNILRYADVLDDVENAKTFALVAHLAIFLNSCLNPIIYNFMSDKFRKAFRQVMWSCLKCRCNNARATGGMSDGFKRVEMHQQNRPRLQQYSRDEA; from the exons ATGGGTGATGGTTTAGGACATATAATCAACATCAATATAACCGGAAATTACGTAATGTCATATGTGGGCAATCGGAACTGCAACCACAATGACCTGTGCATGGTTGAGAGCGAGTATTTTGACTATATGTACACGACCGGCATCTTTCCGGACACAAGCCAGTGGATTCTTATTGCGGCTTACATTGTCGTGTTTTTGATCGGACTTTTGGGCAATGTGCTGGTATGTTGCGTCATATGGCAAAACCACAGCATGAGGACTGTGACCAACATATTCATAGTAAACCTCTCTATTGCGGATATTGCCGTTATAGTCATGTGTTTGCCGCTCACGTTGCTGGTTGATATAACCGAAACGTGGTTTTTAGGAACAGTAATATGTAAGATTAACCAGTTCACCATG ACGACAACCATCGCGGTATCTGTGCTCACTTTGACGGCAATCTCTGTGGAACGCTGGTACGCCATTTGTCATCCGCTCAGTTTCCATAGCACCGTTCGACGAGCACGGGCGATCATTGTAGTCATTTGGTTGCTGTCCTCATGCATTGCACTGCCCGAAACAATAGCTGCAGAGGAGGTTCGCCAATGGGACGATTCTGTATTGTTTGCCGCCTGCTATCCTGTGAGATTGGAGCCAACTGGTCTAATGATTTGGCAATTCTGCCTGATCATCGGGTTGTACGTGTTGCCGATCTGCCTGATGGGATTCACATACACCCATATTGCATACGTACTCTACACTGGCGGAGTACCGGGAGAATCTA GAACTCAACGACCAATGTTAGCCAGTTCTGGAAAGGAAAATGAGGATCAGTTAGATGCTAGAAAGAAAGCAGCAAAAATGTTATTTgccattgttgttttatttgctcTATGTTTTTTACCGAATCATCTGTTGAATATATTGAG GTATGCTGATGTATTGGATGATGTGGAGAACGCCAAAACATTCGCCCTTGTTGCCCATCTTGCTATATTTCTGAACAGCTGTCTGaatcccatcatttataactttatgagTG ACAAGTTCCGTAAGGCATTCCGCCAGGTCATGTGGTCCTGCCTCAAGTGCCGCTGTAATAATGCACGGGCCACAGGCGGAATGAGCGATGGCTTCAAAA GGGTAGAAATGCATCAACAAAACAGACCACGTCTTCAGCAGTATAGTCGTGATGAGGCATAA
- the LOC128230277 gene encoding orexin receptor type 2-like isoform X1, with amino-acid sequence MGDGLGHIININITGNYVMSYVGNRNCNHNDLCMVESEYFDYMYTTGIFPDTSQWILIAAYIVVFLIGLLGNVLVCCVIWQNHSMRTVTNIFIVNLSIADIAVIVMCLPLTLLVDITETWFLGTVICKINQFTMTTTIAVSVLTLTAISVERWYAICHPLSFHSTVRRARAIIVVIWLLSSCIALPETIAAEEVRQWDDSVLFAACYPVRLEPTGLMIWQFCLIIGLYVLPICLMGFTYTHIAYVLYTGGVPGESRTQRPMLASSGKENEDQLDARKKAAKMLFAIVVLFALCFLPNHLLNILRYADVLDDVENAKTFALVAHLAIFLNSCLNPIIYNFMSDKFRKAFRQVMWSCLKCRCNNARATGGMSDGFKSTFRRTPTMTFNLTMRGRNASTKQTTSSAV; translated from the exons ATGGGTGATGGTTTAGGACATATAATCAACATCAATATAACCGGAAATTACGTAATGTCATATGTGGGCAATCGGAACTGCAACCACAATGACCTGTGCATGGTTGAGAGCGAGTATTTTGACTATATGTACACGACCGGCATCTTTCCGGACACAAGCCAGTGGATTCTTATTGCGGCTTACATTGTCGTGTTTTTGATCGGACTTTTGGGCAATGTGCTGGTATGTTGCGTCATATGGCAAAACCACAGCATGAGGACTGTGACCAACATATTCATAGTAAACCTCTCTATTGCGGATATTGCCGTTATAGTCATGTGTTTGCCGCTCACGTTGCTGGTTGATATAACCGAAACGTGGTTTTTAGGAACAGTAATATGTAAGATTAACCAGTTCACCATG ACGACAACCATCGCGGTATCTGTGCTCACTTTGACGGCAATCTCTGTGGAACGCTGGTACGCCATTTGTCATCCGCTCAGTTTCCATAGCACCGTTCGACGAGCACGGGCGATCATTGTAGTCATTTGGTTGCTGTCCTCATGCATTGCACTGCCCGAAACAATAGCTGCAGAGGAGGTTCGCCAATGGGACGATTCTGTATTGTTTGCCGCCTGCTATCCTGTGAGATTGGAGCCAACTGGTCTAATGATTTGGCAATTCTGCCTGATCATCGGGTTGTACGTGTTGCCGATCTGCCTGATGGGATTCACATACACCCATATTGCATACGTACTCTACACTGGCGGAGTACCGGGAGAATCTA GAACTCAACGACCAATGTTAGCCAGTTCTGGAAAGGAAAATGAGGATCAGTTAGATGCTAGAAAGAAAGCAGCAAAAATGTTATTTgccattgttgttttatttgctcTATGTTTTTTACCGAATCATCTGTTGAATATATTGAG GTATGCTGATGTATTGGATGATGTGGAGAACGCCAAAACATTCGCCCTTGTTGCCCATCTTGCTATATTTCTGAACAGCTGTCTGaatcccatcatttataactttatgagTG ACAAGTTCCGTAAGGCATTCCGCCAGGTCATGTGGTCCTGCCTCAAGTGCCGCTGTAATAATGCACGGGCCACAGGCGGAATGAGCGATGGCTTCAAAAGTACGTTTAGAAGAACGCCCACCATGACTTTTAACCTTACCATGAG GGGTAGAAATGCATCAACAAAACAGACCACGTCTTCAGCAGTATAG